The Pseudomonadota bacterium genome contains a region encoding:
- the cysC gene encoding adenylyl-sulfate kinase encodes MSSAPQTFDTPTLPASLLRFSTAGSVDDGKSTLIGRLLHDSGNVYEDHLAALEVAAQKSGSTRLSLALLTDGLKAEREQGITIDVAYRYFATPRRRFILADSPGHVQYTRNMATGASNVDLTIVLVDARTGIIEQTKRHAFITALLGVPRIVLAINKMDLVEYSQQRFEEIVSDFTQFSAKLGIREIKFIPVSALEGDNIVSSSRKMPWYGGETVLEHLENVYIAGDQNLVDLRFPVQYVINPHQNFRGYAGTVSSGIIRVGEELVSLPAMTRSRVKRIIKAGPQVTTLELNEASSRDAVVIQLEDQLDISRGDMLVRPKNVPRVTTQFDAMLVWLGDTPMDLGTRYVIRHTTRESKAYISEVNYKIDIHTLGRMPAEPLTTNEIGRLSFTTTTPLFIDPYQKNRATGNFILIDPTTFLTVGAGMIIDRGRSDELSDEDTEQPGRNLHQEATLVTQSEREARSGHKAMTIWMTGLSGSGKSTIAKGVERALFDEGLPVYFLDGDNLRRGLNNGLGFSREDRLENLRRAAQVATLMNQAGITVVCAFISPYAEDRMTVREIIGADRFLEVYITAPLSICESRDPHGLYQRARSGELKNFTGINDPYEEPQHPALRVDTALNTVQSSIKEVVALALLSSTL; translated from the coding sequence ATGAGCTCTGCACCACAAACATTCGATACCCCTACTTTACCGGCCTCTTTGCTGCGTTTCTCAACAGCCGGTAGCGTCGATGATGGTAAGTCCACACTGATCGGTAGATTGCTACACGATTCTGGTAACGTGTATGAGGATCATCTTGCTGCTCTTGAAGTAGCGGCACAAAAGAGCGGCTCAACACGCCTCTCGCTAGCACTCCTTACCGACGGCCTTAAGGCCGAACGGGAGCAGGGCATTACTATAGATGTTGCCTACCGTTATTTTGCAACTCCGCGCCGCCGTTTTATCCTGGCCGACTCTCCCGGGCACGTTCAGTACACACGCAACATGGCAACTGGGGCTTCAAACGTCGATCTAACGATAGTACTTGTTGACGCACGCACAGGTATTATTGAGCAGACTAAGCGCCACGCTTTTATAACTGCACTGCTCGGTGTGCCCCGTATAGTGCTGGCAATCAATAAGATGGACCTGGTCGAATACTCGCAGCAAAGATTTGAGGAGATCGTCTCAGACTTTACACAGTTTTCAGCCAAGCTAGGCATTCGTGAGATTAAGTTTATTCCGGTCTCTGCGCTTGAGGGTGATAATATAGTATCGAGTAGCAGAAAGATGCCGTGGTACGGCGGAGAGACCGTTCTTGAGCACCTTGAAAATGTCTATATCGCAGGTGATCAGAATCTAGTGGACCTCCGTTTTCCGGTTCAGTACGTAATCAATCCGCATCAGAACTTCCGTGGATACGCCGGCACCGTTAGCTCTGGCATCATCCGAGTCGGAGAGGAGCTCGTTTCGCTGCCCGCCATGACACGCTCACGCGTTAAGCGGATTATCAAAGCTGGCCCACAGGTCACAACGCTGGAGCTTAATGAGGCAAGCAGCAGAGATGCTGTCGTGATACAACTCGAAGATCAACTTGATATATCGCGCGGCGATATGCTCGTTAGACCTAAAAACGTGCCGCGCGTAACGACTCAGTTCGATGCCATGCTAGTTTGGCTCGGAGATACTCCGATGGATCTCGGTACACGCTATGTAATTAGGCACACTACCAGGGAATCTAAAGCTTACATCTCAGAAGTAAATTACAAGATAGATATTCACACACTGGGTAGGATGCCCGCCGAGCCCCTTACAACTAACGAGATCGGACGCCTCTCGTTTACGACCACAACTCCACTCTTTATCGACCCCTATCAGAAGAATCGCGCCACAGGAAACTTTATACTTATCGATCCCACAACGTTTCTTACGGTTGGGGCGGGTATGATTATCGATCGTGGTAGGTCAGACGAGCTTAGCGATGAAGATACCGAGCAACCCGGTCGCAATCTGCATCAAGAGGCTACCCTAGTTACTCAAAGCGAGCGTGAGGCACGCTCTGGCCATAAGGCTATGACCATCTGGATGACCGGTCTCTCAGGCTCGGGCAAATCTACAATAGCAAAGGGTGTTGAGCGTGCGCTCTTTGACGAGGGCCTACCGGTTTACTTCCTTGACGGCGACAATCTACGTCGGGGACTTAATAATGGGCTCGGCTTCTCTAGAGAGGATCGCCTAGAGAATCTTAGGCGCGCCGCTCAGGTTGCAACGCTAATGAATCAGGCTGGAATAACTGTTGTCTGCGCCTTTATCTCTCCCTACGCAGAGGACCGTATGACTGTACGGGAGATAATTGGAGCCGATAGGTTCCTTGAGGTTTATATCACAGCGCCGTTATCAATCTGTGAGAGCCGCGATCCGCACGGGCTCTATCAGAGGGCCCGCTCCGGGGAGCTCAAGAACTTTACCGGCATAAATGACCCGTACGAGGAGCCGCAGCACCCTGCCCTACGAGTTGATACCGCATTAAACACCGTACAGAGCAGCATTAAAGAGGTTGTAGCGCTCGCCCTACTTAGCTCCACACTCTAG
- the cysD gene encoding sulfate adenylyltransferase subunit CysD — translation MHPPSHLEQLEAESIYIMREVAAQFERPVLMYSVGKDSSVLLRLAQKAFFPGKIPFPALHIDTSYKFPEMYEFRDRTARELGLNLIIHRNEAALSADANPYTLGTQQCCALLKTGGLLEALKINEFDAAIGGARREEERSRAKERVFSFRDKHGQWDPRNQRPELWNLFNGKLLQGDSMRVFPLSNWTEQDIWRYILKEQIPIVPLYYAQKRKVVVRGNNLIPVMESDPRTFTGQRIEEVVCRFRSLGCYHCTGAVRSEATTLEEIVNEMLHVKTSERATRIIDFDTDGSMELKKREGYF, via the coding sequence ATGCATCCACCATCTCACCTAGAGCAACTTGAAGCTGAGAGCATCTATATCATGCGTGAGGTCGCGGCGCAGTTTGAGCGCCCCGTTCTTATGTACTCCGTTGGTAAGGACTCCTCAGTGCTCTTACGGCTAGCACAGAAGGCCTTCTTCCCGGGAAAGATCCCCTTTCCAGCGCTGCACATAGACACCTCCTATAAGTTTCCAGAGATGTATGAATTTAGGGACAGGACAGCTCGTGAGCTCGGACTAAACCTAATTATTCATAGAAATGAAGCGGCCTTAAGCGCTGATGCCAATCCATATACCCTAGGAACCCAACAGTGCTGCGCCCTACTTAAAACCGGCGGACTGCTCGAAGCGCTTAAGATAAATGAGTTTGATGCTGCTATCGGTGGTGCTCGCCGTGAGGAGGAACGCAGTCGCGCTAAGGAGCGAGTTTTCTCCTTCCGCGATAAACATGGCCAGTGGGATCCCCGTAACCAAAGACCTGAGCTATGGAACCTCTTCAATGGTAAACTTCTTCAGGGCGACTCGATGCGGGTTTTTCCGCTTTCGAACTGGACCGAGCAGGATATCTGGCGCTACATCCTAAAAGAGCAGATCCCAATAGTCCCGCTCTACTACGCCCAAAAGAGAAAGGTGGTAGTTCGAGGTAATAATCTAATCCCAGTAATGGAGTCTGATCCTAGAACCTTCACTGGTCAGAGGATTGAAGAGGTCGTGTGTCGTTTTCGAAGTCTTGGATGTTATCACTGTACCGGCGCCGTGCGCTCAGAGGCCACGACACTGGAGGAGATCGTTAACGAGATGCTTCATGTGAAGACCTCAGAACGAGCTACCCGTATCATCGACTTCGATACTGATGGCTCGATGGAGCTTAAAAAACGGGAGGGGTACTTCTAA
- a CDS encoding NAD(P)H-dependent oxidoreductase codes for MNISIISGSHRENSQSERVARYIEQDIKSQGMQGTLITLAKNPLPLWDEGVWSGEPHWEATWGPIAETLQKSDALVLVSPEWSGMVPAGLKNFLLLCGTKEVGHKPAMIVSVSSGVGGSYPIAELRLSSYKNNRLVYVPDHVIVRNVETMLVGDTPADDRDAEIRKRLHYSLEILAEYAKAFKGVRASGKINVKDFPYGM; via the coding sequence ATGAATATATCAATAATATCAGGTAGCCACAGGGAAAATTCGCAATCTGAGCGCGTGGCTCGCTACATCGAGCAGGACATTAAATCTCAGGGTATGCAGGGCACTCTAATAACCCTTGCAAAGAACCCACTTCCGCTCTGGGATGAGGGTGTATGGAGCGGGGAGCCCCACTGGGAAGCGACCTGGGGTCCAATAGCAGAGACCCTACAAAAGAGTGATGCGCTAGTTCTAGTCTCCCCAGAGTGGTCTGGCATGGTGCCTGCAGGCCTAAAGAATTTCTTACTTCTGTGCGGTACTAAAGAGGTTGGCCACAAACCCGCCATGATAGTATCAGTATCGAGCGGAGTTGGTGGAAGTTATCCGATCGCAGAGTTACGGCTCTCATCGTACAAGAATAACCGCCTAGTATATGTGCCCGACCACGTAATAGTGCGTAACGTTGAGACGATGCTGGTTGGTGATACACCAGCAGATGATCGTGATGCAGAGATCCGTAAGCGACTGCATTATTCACTTGAGATCCTAGCCGAGTACGCCAAGGCCTTTAAGGGTGTACGCGCCAGTGGAAAGATTAATGTAAAGGACTTCCCCTACGGGATGTAA
- the cas2e gene encoding type I-E CRISPR-associated endoribonuclease Cas2e, whose protein sequence is MLVIVTENIPQRIRGRLAVWLIEVRAGVYIGDVSQKTRAMICLQVQQGLAEGNAVIAWTTNTEAGFDFFTLGSNRRLPVELDGMKLVSFLPPKDP, encoded by the coding sequence ATGTTGGTCATCGTAACTGAGAACATACCCCAGCGCATAAGAGGCCGCTTAGCAGTCTGGCTTATTGAAGTCAGAGCGGGAGTTTATATAGGTGATGTGTCTCAAAAAACTAGGGCTATGATTTGCCTTCAGGTACAACAGGGATTGGCTGAAGGGAATGCTGTAATTGCTTGGACTACTAATACCGAGGCGGGGTTTGATTTTTTTACACTTGGGAGCAACCGTCGTCTTCCGGTGGAGCTGGACGGAATGAAGCTAGTTTCATTTCTGCCGCCTAAAGACCCATAA
- a CDS encoding stress response translation initiation inhibitor YciH: MISSKDPQQRVVYSTEHGTICGGCNKPQLKCSCSKDARGAVIGNGNVRVRRETKGRGGKTVTSISGLAMSQDALTLLLKDFKRLCGTGGALKDGVLELQGEHCDQVLQELASRGIRAKRSGG; the protein is encoded by the coding sequence ATGATATCTTCAAAGGACCCGCAACAGAGAGTTGTATATTCAACTGAGCATGGAACCATCTGTGGGGGTTGTAATAAGCCGCAGCTAAAGTGCTCCTGCTCTAAGGATGCGCGCGGCGCCGTTATCGGGAACGGTAACGTTCGGGTTCGTCGTGAAACTAAGGGGCGTGGTGGAAAGACTGTAACGAGCATATCTGGATTAGCTATGAGCCAGGACGCTCTGACCCTGCTCCTAAAGGATTTCAAGCGGTTATGTGGAACCGGCGGAGCCCTTAAGGATGGGGTGCTAGAGTTGCAGGGGGAGCACTGCGACCAGGTTCTGCAGGAGCTTGCTAGTCGAGGAATTAGAGCCAAGCGTAGTGGTGGCTAG
- a CDS encoding electron transfer flavoprotein subunit beta/FixA family protein, with amino-acid sequence MKILVAVKRVPDWQLKLKLLADGSGIQTDGVKWILNTFDEIAVEEAIRLKEKGVASEVVLVSIGPADMRARLEYALAMGADSAILVKHDGPADSDLASRVIAEVFKRGSYGMILMGKQAIDSDSNQTAQLVAARLNLAQACFASKVVIEGPNALVTREIDGGLETIKIPMPCVVSTDLRLNEPRYAALPNLMKAKKKPFEELSLEALGVSPQLKLEVRRLSLPPVRKAGRKVADVAELISVLQNEAKVF; translated from the coding sequence ATGAAGATACTGGTAGCGGTAAAACGTGTTCCTGATTGGCAGCTTAAGCTCAAGCTTCTGGCCGATGGATCCGGAATTCAGACTGATGGCGTCAAATGGATCTTAAATACCTTTGATGAGATAGCTGTTGAAGAGGCTATCCGCCTTAAGGAAAAAGGTGTGGCGAGCGAGGTAGTCTTGGTCAGCATTGGGCCGGCCGATATGCGTGCTCGACTCGAATACGCGCTTGCAATGGGGGCTGATTCAGCGATCCTGGTAAAGCACGATGGTCCAGCTGACTCGGACCTCGCCTCACGGGTCATAGCCGAGGTCTTTAAGCGCGGCTCCTATGGGATGATCCTAATGGGTAAGCAGGCGATAGACTCAGACAGTAATCAGACGGCGCAACTGGTGGCAGCGCGCCTTAATCTGGCGCAAGCATGCTTTGCATCAAAGGTAGTAATTGAGGGACCAAACGCACTCGTCACCCGCGAGATCGACGGGGGGCTTGAAACGATAAAGATACCGATGCCGTGCGTTGTATCAACTGACCTGCGTCTTAATGAGCCGCGCTATGCAGCTCTGCCTAATCTCATGAAGGCTAAGAAGAAGCCTTTTGAGGAGTTGAGTCTTGAAGCGCTTGGGGTCTCTCCACAGCTCAAGCTAGAGGTGCGTAGGCTTTCATTGCCACCAGTGCGTAAGGCTGGTCGCAAGGTCGCCGATGTGGCGGAGCTTATAAGCGTGCTGCAGAACGAAGCAAAGGTATTTTAG
- the cas5e gene encoding type I-E CRISPR-associated protein Cas5/CasD, which translates to MNQALAFFLYSPLQSWGDIAVGEIRNSFRYPSKSALIGLLAGAMGLDRCVDESRILALNNGLNFAIRIDGEETMISDYHTVQVPPNKRGAGYRTRAAELQAEDLETILSSREYLCDAVFSVYCFGDAETLIQLQEKLIFPERPLYLGRKSCPLAMPTLAQIVKGPTLLSIQQQFAVPSEVREKAWVPFRNIGSDTGIVWEAGINAGITATRTIQRSDDIISRHRWQFGMRSESIGYVKMP; encoded by the coding sequence ATGAATCAGGCTTTAGCATTCTTTCTTTATTCGCCGCTCCAGTCCTGGGGGGATATTGCTGTTGGTGAGATCCGAAATAGCTTTCGATATCCATCCAAATCTGCGCTTATAGGACTCCTTGCGGGAGCTATGGGACTGGATCGGTGTGTAGATGAGAGCCGAATACTTGCGCTCAATAATGGGCTTAACTTTGCTATTCGTATCGATGGTGAAGAAACTATGATATCGGATTACCATACCGTACAGGTGCCGCCTAATAAACGAGGCGCTGGATATCGGACAAGAGCTGCTGAGCTTCAAGCCGAAGATCTGGAAACTATTTTATCGTCTCGAGAATATCTCTGTGATGCGGTTTTCTCAGTCTATTGCTTTGGAGATGCTGAGACACTCATTCAACTACAGGAGAAGCTAATTTTTCCGGAACGACCATTATATCTAGGTCGAAAGAGTTGTCCACTTGCAATGCCTACTCTTGCCCAAATAGTGAAGGGGCCCACACTCCTCTCTATACAGCAGCAGTTCGCCGTCCCTTCTGAAGTCCGAGAAAAAGCATGGGTGCCTTTTAGGAACATTGGTAGCGATACAGGTATAGTATGGGAGGCGGGTATTAATGCAGGGATTACCGCAACGAGAACTATTCAGCGAAGCGATGATATAATAAGTCGCCATCGCTGGCAGTTTGGAATGAGATCTGAGTCCATCGGCTATGTAAAAATGCCGTAG
- the casB gene encoding type I-E CRISPR-associated protein Cse2/CasB, whose product MSTANLRTEVGSLAAEWWSRLKECPGARARLRRCGSVLEIILEPEVHSLRRAFQSLENSRVSIETVALIAGTLAWVEEASNESMGEQLGKAAEQKAAIQNRMRRLLKEERGNYDRLLDQWRRVLALLGGRANPAELSKLIFFWGDTAKKRFATDFYEHIK is encoded by the coding sequence ATGAGCACGGCTAATTTGAGAACTGAGGTGGGGAGCCTAGCAGCGGAGTGGTGGAGCCGGCTCAAAGAATGCCCCGGTGCTAGAGCAAGGTTGCGGAGGTGCGGCTCTGTTCTTGAAATAATATTGGAACCCGAAGTCCATTCGCTACGACGTGCATTTCAGTCTCTTGAGAATAGTAGAGTGTCAATAGAAACTGTAGCTCTCATAGCTGGAACATTGGCTTGGGTGGAGGAGGCTAGTAATGAGTCTATGGGTGAGCAACTAGGGAAGGCGGCGGAACAAAAAGCAGCAATTCAAAATCGGATGCGACGACTACTTAAGGAGGAGCGTGGTAATTACGATAGGCTCTTGGATCAATGGAGACGAGTGCTTGCATTGCTGGGTGGGCGAGCAAATCCCGCTGAGTTATCAAAGCTCATCTTCTTTTGGGGGGATACAGCCAAGAAGAGATTCGCGACAGATTTCTATGAGCATATTAAGTAG
- the cas7e gene encoding type I-E CRISPR-associated protein Cas7/Cse4/CasC, whose amino-acid sequence MANFVQIHTLTSYPPSNLNRDDLGRPKTAVVGGATRLRISSQSLKRAWRTSRIFTENLQGNLGIRTKEIGHYVEKLGLELGISADKLKNVASKLVAIFAGEKKEAKKDKDSLKAEQLVFLGTLELEAIKDLLSNIASGGDCSDEDLASVLKKAPGGVDVAMFGRMLASAQECNVEAAVQVAHAFSVQKVTLEDDYFTAVDDLKGAFEREGAAHIGITEFGSGVFYEYVCIDLDRLVTNLGKDRALASAGLKGLIEAVCTSSPSGKQNSFAHGSYASYVLVERGTRQPRSLSSSFLNPIGGQDVLRDAIAQLQDTRDSFDQVFGKCADSRYELSVPTKQGSLGELISFGSTIE is encoded by the coding sequence ATGGCTAACTTTGTGCAGATTCATACTCTAACCTCATATCCACCATCCAATTTGAATAGAGATGATTTAGGGCGACCCAAGACCGCTGTGGTAGGGGGTGCAACTCGGCTTCGCATATCGTCGCAGTCTCTCAAGCGAGCATGGCGTACATCACGCATATTTACCGAGAACTTGCAGGGCAATCTTGGTATCCGGACCAAGGAGATCGGGCACTACGTTGAGAAGCTCGGGCTAGAGCTTGGAATCAGTGCGGATAAGCTTAAGAACGTGGCTTCGAAACTTGTCGCTATCTTCGCGGGAGAGAAGAAAGAGGCTAAGAAAGATAAAGATAGTCTTAAAGCAGAGCAGTTGGTGTTTCTTGGCACGCTAGAGCTTGAAGCTATCAAGGATCTTCTATCGAATATTGCAAGTGGGGGGGATTGCTCAGATGAAGACTTAGCAAGTGTGCTCAAAAAGGCCCCTGGTGGTGTAGACGTGGCCATGTTTGGTCGTATGCTTGCTTCTGCACAGGAATGCAACGTGGAAGCAGCTGTGCAGGTTGCTCATGCCTTTAGTGTGCAGAAGGTTACGCTAGAGGATGATTATTTTACTGCCGTGGATGATCTCAAGGGGGCATTTGAGAGAGAGGGTGCCGCTCATATTGGCATAACTGAGTTCGGTTCCGGAGTGTTTTATGAGTACGTGTGTATCGATCTTGATCGTTTGGTAACTAACTTAGGAAAGGATAGGGCGCTTGCCTCCGCAGGGCTTAAGGGGCTTATAGAGGCCGTTTGTACCTCCAGTCCATCAGGTAAGCAGAATAGCTTTGCCCATGGTTCATATGCATCCTATGTATTGGTAGAGCGAGGCACGAGACAGCCTAGAAGTTTATCATCAAGCTTTTTGAACCCCATAGGAGGACAAGATGTATTGAGGGATGCAATTGCTCAACTTCAGGATACTAGGGATAGTTTTGATCAGGTGTTCGGCAAATGTGCTGACTCTCGATATGAATTGAGCGTGCCGACTAAGCAAGGATCCTTAGGCGAGCTAATCAGCTTTGGATCCACTATTGAGTAG
- the cas6e gene encoding type I-E CRISPR-associated protein Cas6/Cse3/CasE, protein MFFSKITFRSPKDAAKTLHDEYRVHQLIWEIASSGPEQERSFLYRQVAGGIPTFYILSINSITEKHPLFTIESKRFEPVITAGDCFQFSVRVNPIVAKYHEVVPLAGSKKTRSTRHDVVMNEKFIRRAQGVECSSMQDIISTSISRWIEARAERNGFSIRADSLLFSEYTQRRFFKRRTSHAVALSTVDISGVLQVVDSDKFLFCLKNGLGPAKGFGCGLMLIRPVT, encoded by the coding sequence ATGTTTTTTTCTAAGATAACTTTTCGAAGCCCAAAAGATGCAGCCAAAACTCTGCATGACGAATATCGAGTTCATCAATTGATCTGGGAGATAGCGTCAAGCGGCCCAGAGCAGGAAAGGTCGTTTCTTTACCGTCAAGTAGCTGGTGGTATCCCAACATTTTATATCCTGTCGATCAATTCTATTACGGAGAAGCATCCATTATTCACAATAGAATCGAAACGGTTTGAGCCGGTTATAACGGCTGGGGATTGTTTTCAATTCTCCGTCAGGGTCAATCCTATTGTTGCTAAATATCATGAGGTAGTACCTCTAGCAGGTAGCAAAAAAACGCGTTCTACCAGGCACGATGTCGTAATGAACGAGAAATTTATTCGCCGAGCACAGGGCGTAGAGTGCAGTTCTATGCAAGATATTATCTCAACTTCTATTAGCAGATGGATCGAAGCACGGGCTGAGAGAAATGGTTTCTCAATCAGGGCCGACTCTCTTTTGTTTTCTGAATATACTCAACGCCGCTTTTTTAAGAGGCGAACCTCTCACGCTGTTGCGCTCTCAACTGTTGACATATCAGGAGTGCTGCAAGTAGTTGATAGTGACAAATTTCTTTTCTGCCTCAAAAATGGGCTAGGGCCAGCCAAGGGGTTCGGGTGTGGGCTTATGCTGATTAGACCCGTCACATGA
- a CDS encoding DUF192 domain-containing protein: protein MIRRTWILLSMFLSLGAALLIVLTACSRNAPADGVDLIFKKPSGEKTEVFRMEVVATNSDRMRGLMFRKSLASNAGMIFLFQEEREHSFWMKNTLIPLDMVFVSSAWKVVGALENVTPLTEDPRTVGIPSQYVLEFSAGTIKRLGVSSGVAVEVTGQLPPIQ from the coding sequence ATGATAAGGCGAACATGGATACTATTATCTATGTTTTTAAGCTTAGGAGCTGCGCTCCTAATAGTGCTGACCGCCTGTTCACGAAACGCACCGGCGGATGGGGTTGATCTGATCTTCAAAAAACCGAGCGGTGAGAAAACTGAGGTGTTTCGCATGGAGGTAGTGGCGACTAATTCAGATCGCATGCGTGGTCTAATGTTTCGCAAATCGCTGGCTTCAAATGCCGGCATGATATTTCTTTTTCAAGAGGAGCGTGAGCATAGCTTCTGGATGAAGAACACCCTGATTCCGCTCGATATGGTGTTCGTCTCAAGCGCTTGGAAGGTCGTTGGAGCTCTTGAGAACGTGACACCACTGACCGAGGATCCTCGGACCGTAGGAATTCCGAGCCAGTATGTACTTGAGTTCAGCGCCGGAACGATTAAGCGTCTCGGTGTTTCAAGCGGTGTAGCGGTCGAGGTGACCGGGCAGCTGCCACCGATTCAGTGA
- a CDS encoding electron transfer flavoprotein subunit alpha/FixB family protein, translated as MGKVLVFIQHDQGRILKGSLVALTAARQLAAAWHCEGLVAVTLGPGAQVAANEASSYGFSTVRFSEAALFERYRAEPYSRAITLAAKELGADCIVALASSTGKDCLPRVSVLLDAVQASEVVAVNSDGTLKRPMYAGNIMADVQLAAGNRVVTIRGTAFAPATKEEGGGCEVQKLHLAGDPELYEQPRFGEIVSYEQSKADRPELSDAAVVISGGRALGSAENFEKVIFPFADALGAAIGASRAAVDSGYAPNDWQVGQTGKVVAPSLYIAVGISGAIQHLAGMKDSKVIVAINKDPAAPIFEVADYGLVADLFVVVPELAAAIKKAKGA; from the coding sequence ATGGGAAAAGTTCTGGTTTTTATTCAACACGATCAAGGAAGGATCCTCAAAGGATCGCTTGTAGCTCTTACCGCAGCACGACAGCTTGCGGCAGCCTGGCACTGTGAGGGCTTGGTTGCTGTAACGCTTGGGCCAGGGGCGCAGGTTGCGGCTAACGAAGCTAGCTCTTATGGATTCAGCACCGTGCGCTTCTCTGAGGCAGCGCTATTTGAAAGATATCGAGCTGAGCCATACAGCCGCGCCATTACGCTGGCGGCCAAGGAGCTTGGAGCTGATTGCATAGTGGCGCTTGCAAGTAGCACCGGCAAGGACTGCTTGCCTCGAGTAAGCGTGTTACTCGACGCGGTACAAGCCTCTGAGGTGGTCGCGGTAAATAGCGATGGAACCCTTAAGCGTCCGATGTATGCTGGAAATATCATGGCCGATGTTCAGCTCGCTGCTGGCAATAGGGTGGTGACAATTCGAGGAACCGCCTTTGCGCCTGCCACTAAGGAGGAGGGCGGGGGCTGTGAGGTGCAGAAACTACACCTTGCTGGAGATCCTGAGCTATACGAGCAGCCCCGCTTCGGCGAGATAGTTAGCTATGAGCAATCAAAAGCTGATCGGCCAGAGTTATCAGATGCGGCGGTAGTAATAAGCGGCGGGAGGGCGCTCGGCTCAGCCGAGAATTTTGAGAAGGTTATTTTCCCCTTTGCAGATGCGCTTGGGGCCGCTATCGGGGCCTCACGTGCCGCGGTTGATTCAGGGTATGCCCCGAACGATTGGCAGGTGGGACAGACCGGCAAGGTTGTTGCGCCAAGCCTCTACATCGCCGTAGGTATCTCTGGAGCCATTCAGCATCTGGCTGGCATGAAGGATTCTAAGGTAATCGTTGCAATTAATAAGGACCCAGCGGCTCCGATCTTTGAGGTAGCTGATTATGGTCTAGTGGCCGATCTCTTCGTGGTTGTGCCGGAGCTTGCGGCGGCCATCAAGAAGGCCAAGGGGGCTTAA
- the cas1e gene encoding type I-E CRISPR-associated endonuclease Cas1e: MNDFSAPKPIPIKERVSMLFIEKGQLDVLDGAFVVVDAAGVRTHIPIGMVTCLMLEPGARVSHAAVKLAAYVGCLLVWVGEAGVRLYASGQPGGARADRLLYQARLALDETLRLKVVCKMYEMRFGEAPPQHRSINQLRGIEAGRVKALYQQFAKRYGVAWKGRKYDPQSWEASDDINRSLSSATACLYGVTEAAVLAAGYAPAIGFLHTGKPQSFVYDIADILKFDTVVPIAFEVAASPKGPIEREVRHKCRDSFRANKTLQRLIPLIEEVLAAGGIEKPPAHAEALPVAIPEQHGNKDVGHRN, translated from the coding sequence ATGAACGATTTTTCAGCGCCTAAGCCAATTCCGATAAAAGAAAGGGTCTCCATGCTCTTCATCGAGAAGGGGCAGCTGGACGTACTAGATGGTGCATTTGTTGTTGTTGATGCAGCTGGTGTACGGACGCACATTCCTATCGGTATGGTGACGTGCTTGATGCTCGAGCCAGGTGCCAGAGTGTCGCATGCTGCAGTTAAGCTCGCCGCTTATGTTGGATGTCTGCTCGTATGGGTAGGGGAGGCTGGAGTTCGTCTTTACGCATCTGGACAGCCTGGCGGAGCCAGAGCTGATCGACTCCTTTACCAAGCTAGACTTGCCTTAGATGAAACGTTGCGTCTTAAAGTAGTGTGCAAAATGTACGAGATGCGGTTTGGAGAGGCACCCCCACAACATAGAAGCATAAATCAACTTAGGGGTATTGAGGCCGGGCGAGTGAAGGCCTTATACCAGCAATTCGCCAAACGATATGGGGTAGCATGGAAAGGGCGAAAGTATGATCCTCAAAGCTGGGAGGCGAGTGATGACATCAATCGAAGTTTAAGTTCGGCAACGGCCTGCTTATATGGAGTTACAGAGGCCGCCGTGTTGGCGGCTGGGTATGCTCCGGCAATCGGATTTCTTCATACAGGAAAGCCTCAATCGTTTGTGTATGATATTGCCGATATATTAAAGTTTGACACAGTAGTTCCGATTGCCTTCGAGGTAGCCGCCTCGCCTAAGGGGCCAATTGAGCGAGAGGTTAGGCATAAGTGTCGAGACAGTTTTCGGGCGAATAAAACTTTGCAAAGGTTGATTCCTCTTATAGAAGAGGTGTTGGCTGCCGGGGGGATTGAAAAGCCGCCTGCTCACGCGGAGGCACTTCCAGTAGCCATCCCCGAACAACATGGGAATAAGGATGTTGGTCATCGTAACTGA